The Coffea arabica cultivar ET-39 chromosome 10e, Coffea Arabica ET-39 HiFi, whole genome shotgun sequence region gtacaataaaatgaaattaaatcttctattaatatttatatatttgttATATATCTTTTTAAGTATAATAATTAGTATCTAAGCAccttattatatattttatgaatattaaaattactattttatatttataaaaattaaattaatactCACTGGTTCAATCAGTGACCCACTGGTTGATTCAGTGACCCAATCCCTCTGTCGGATTCTTAATGGGCcgactttaatatttttttttcaaaaacgaTAATTATTATATAATCTATTCTATGCTAGACTACGGGGGTGGAAGAGCCTAAAGCGACTTGTGTTAGAGACTAGTAAATACATAAATCTTATTATATCAAAAGGATATTTTGACaccatttttaaatttttttccctgCTGATTGTGTTTGAACCCCATTTATAGCCCAAGAAAAGTCTTTAAGTCCTTTTttggtggccactgagccatGATGGCTCAGTGGTTAACGGGTaaagtttaataactatggttgAAACTTGGGTCTTGTTCACGTGCTGAGACAGTGCACCTTTCGTTTTTGAAGTGTacatttcatttattcatgGACCCGCCAGTGGGCCAGGAAACTTTGACAAAACTGCTCTTGAATTCTCCTTTTCTGTTCACATATTTTGCATGTGTTAAAATTGCTTTTGTTGTATGCGTTATATTTTTGCGCCAACAAattatttttgtacaaaaagtcTGATGACAGCAAGCGGGTTTTGGCAGGAATAAAAAAGTAGAGCTGCATATGGGTTCTGGCATGAATGCTACATACGTTATGGCAATATGATTGAACTTTTACAAAGGTTAATGTTATGCCAATGTTTCGGATTTCAtcttgtattttatttttaacaTTATACATGAAAtctataaaattttgttttacacATTTTTTAAAGTAAATTACATCGTGTCTAGAAAAAATTACACCGTGTATATTTTGCGCATAATCTTCAGAAACCATTGCTTCTGCAACCATTCCTGCCTCTAGTCCGAATGCTACATACGTTGTGGCAATATGATTGAACTTTTACATACGTTAATCTTAATTTGTCGGTAGTTAGGACCCAATTCAACATGAATGTACGGTTTAGGTTCCTTTTAAGCTATTATTGTTTCTTCCAAGATTTAGCATGCTAATTTTCTAACGGGTTCATTTGTGTTACTGATCAATTACCCTTTAAATTATTGATTGGTGATAATTTCAAGCGATCGGCTTTCCAATCATTGAACTTGAGCCAAGAACTTGGCCTCAATCATGCATCTACCATGCAACAACTCCATtagcattgaaaaaaaaataatagtacTCAGCatcaacttttctttttcagtttCTTTTGGGTTGTGATTAGTTGGAATTAAATTAGTTAATTTTAGTTTATTGCTCAACCATAATTAGTCATTTTCTCCTGCAGCTGTCAGAGAAAACTTTGTCGGTTTGCCCTTTACCCCATTATTATGATTCAGCGTCATTTGCCCAAATATTCGCATCTTGAGCTCATCAACCACAAAGATTCCACTTCATTATCCGTCCAATGGATccaaaattgagattttttattattatataagGGATGCTTCCATTCTCCTAACAAAGAAAACCATAGGATTCCAGAgattcaatcaaatcacctatGGAGCAGACATCAAACGAATCTAATACTCGTAGATTCAGAATTTTGATATTTCCATGGCTAGCTCATGGCCACATATCTCCCTTCTTAGAACTATCCAAGAGACTTGCCCAAAACAACTTCCGGATCTACTTTTGTTCCACTGAGGTAAATCTGAGTTTCATCAAGAAAGATAGAAACTTGGACGAGTACTTCTCCGATCATTCAATAGAATTAGTGCAACTTGATTTGCCACTTTTCCCTGAACTCCCTCCACACTATCACACAACCAAAAACCTCCCACCCCATCTGAATCCAACCCTCCATGTTGCGTTTTACATGGGAAAGACCAACTTCCAAAACATCCTAAATATTTTGCAGCCAGATTTGCTAATCTACGACGTGTTCCAAGCATGGGCCTCGGAGCTGGCTTCACTGATTCATATCCCATCTGTTCTTTTCTTATGCGCTGGAGTAGTTTGCCGGGCTTGGTCGTACTTTTACGATTTCATGAATAAAGGAGACTCCGGTATTGATGGGACTTACCCTTTTCCTGCAATTGTTCTCAAGGATTATGAAATCAAGAAGACGGCAGCATTGGtccaagaattaaaaaaaaatattcccgAAGAAGTTGTGCTATCTCTAACTAAGAGCTTAGAAGTATCTTCTCACATTGTTTTGGTAAAAACCCAGAGAGAGATTGAGGGGAAATACATTGATCACTTCTCTTCCTGTTGTGGGAAGAAGATTTTAGCTGTAGGTCCTCTTAttgaactaaaacatgatgatACCAAGGAGGAAGAGAAGGATGAGAACAGTTCCCATATCATTGAATTTCTGAATGATAGAGGTGAATCATCAGTGgtttatgtttcttttgggAGCGAATGCTTTTTGTCCGAGGAAGAAAGGGAAGAGATGGCATACGGGCTGGAGCTGAGTAATGCTAACTTCATATGGGTAGTCAGATTCCCAGTGGGACATGCCATTGCCCTTGAAGAAGCTCTACCAGAGGGGTTTCTCGAGAGGGTGAAAACGAGGGGAGTGGTGGTGGATGGATGGGCACCACAGGCTAAAATTCTTGAACATCCCAGCACTGGTGGTTTTGTGAGTCATTGTGGATGGGGTTCTTTTTTGGAAAGCATATATTATGGGGTTCCATTGTTAGCCTTGCCCATGCTTTATGATCAGCCTCACCACGCCAGACTTGCGGTAGAGGTTGGCGTTGGCATTGAGATTTTGAGGGATGAAGATGGGCGGATCAAGAGGGAAAATGTTGCTAAAGTCATAAAAGAGGTGGTCGTAGAGAA contains the following coding sequences:
- the LOC113711903 gene encoding beta-D-glucosyl crocetin beta-1,6-glucosyltransferase-like, which translates into the protein MEQTSNESNTRRFRILIFPWLAHGHISPFLELSKRLAQNNFRIYFCSTEVNLSFIKKDRNLDEYFSDHSIELVQLDLPLFPELPPHYHTTKNLPPHLNPTLHVAFYMGKTNFQNILNILQPDLLIYDVFQAWASELASLIHIPSVLFLCAGVVCRAWSYFYDFMNKGDSGIDGTYPFPAIVLKDYEIKKTAALVQELKKNIPEEVVLSLTKSLEVSSHIVLVKTQREIEGKYIDHFSSCCGKKILAVGPLIELKHDDTKEEEKDENSSHIIEFLNDRGESSVVYVSFGSECFLSEEEREEMAYGLELSNANFIWVVRFPVGHAIALEEALPEGFLERVKTRGVVVDGWAPQAKILEHPSTGGFVSHCGWGSFLESIYYGVPLLALPMLYDQPHHARLAVEVGVGIEILRDEDGRIKRENVAKVIKEVVVEKTELGESVKQKAKELSHNLREEGEEELQEAVEELRNLCGKNQSQE